One window of the Bos indicus x Bos taurus breed Angus x Brahman F1 hybrid chromosome 8, Bos_hybrid_MaternalHap_v2.0, whole genome shotgun sequence genome contains the following:
- the LOC113897311 gene encoding ras-related GTP-binding protein A, whose product MPNTAMKKKVLLMGKSGSGKTSMRSIIFANYIARDTRRLGATIDVEHSHVRFLGNLVLNLWDCGGQDTFMENYFTSQRDNIFRNVEVLIYVFDVESRELEKDMHYYQSCLEAILQNSPDAKIFCLVHKMDLVQEDQRDLIFKEREEDLRRLSRPLECACFRTSIWDETLYKAWSSIVYQLIPNVQQLEMNLRNFAQIIEADEVLLFERATFLVISHYQCKEQRDVHRFEKISNIIKQFKLSCSKLAASFQSMEVRNSNFAAFIDIFTSNTYVMVVMSDPSIPSAATLINIRNARKHFEKLERVDGPKHSLLMR is encoded by the coding sequence ATGCCAAATACAGCCATGAAGAAAAAGGTGCTGTTAATGGGGAAGAGCGGGTCGGGGAAGACCAGCATGAGGTCGATTATCTTTGCCAATTACATCGCTCGCGACACCCGGCGCCTGGGTGCCACCATTGATGTGGAGCACTCCCACGTCCGATTCCTGGGCAACCTAGTGCTGAATCTGTGGGACTGTGGCGGTCAGGACACCTTCATGGAAAATTACTTCACCAGCCAGCGAGACAACATCTTCCGTAATGTCGAGGTTCTGATTTATGTGTTCGACGTGGAGAGCCGCGAACTGGAAAAGGACATGCATTATTACCAGTCGTGTCTGGAGGCCATCCTCCAGAACTCTCCTGATGCCAAAATCTTCTGCTTGGTGCACAAGATGgatctggttcaggaagatcagCGTGACCTGATTTTTAAGGAGCGAGAGGAAGACCTGAGGCGTTTGTCTCGCCCGCTGGAGTGTGCTTGTTTTCGAACATCCATCTGGGATGAAACGCTCTACAAAGCCTGGTCCAGTATTGTCTATCAGCTGATTCCAAATGTCCAGCAGCTGGAGATGAATCTCAGGAATTTTGCCCAGATTATTGAGGCCGATGAAGTTCTGCTGTTCGAGAGAGCCACGTTCTTGGTCATCTCCCATTACCAGTGCAAAGAGCAGCGTGATGTCCACCGATTCGAGAAGATCAGCAACATAATTAAGCAGTTCAAGCTGAGCTGCAGTAAATTGGCCGCTTCTTTCCAGAGCATGGAAGTTAGGAATTCTAACTTCGCTGCTTTCATCGACATCTTCACATCAAACACGTACGTGATGGTGGTTATGTCGGATCCGTCGATCCCTTCTGCGGCTACTCTGATCAACATTCGCAATGCCAGGAAACACTTTGAGAAGCTGGAGAGAGTGGATGGTCCCAAGCACAGCCTCCTTATGCGTTGA